The following are encoded in a window of Phragmites australis chromosome 22, lpPhrAust1.1, whole genome shotgun sequence genomic DNA:
- the LOC133904335 gene encoding BTB/POZ domain and ankyrin repeat-containing protein NH5.2-like, which translates to MSSEDSLKSLSLDYLNLLINGQAFSDVAFSVEGRLVHAHRCVLAARSLFFRKLFCGLDPNHQPPPPHLNSSGARAAGAAPELVIPVSSIRYEVLVLVLQFLYSGQASVAAPKSGPLPGCGARGCWHTRCGAAVDLALDTLAAARSFGVEQLALLVQKQLESMVKEASVDDVMKVLMASRKFEMQELWATCSHLVARSGLSADLLAKHLPIDVVAKIEEIRAKSPVAAASTPRSPFLTHHYLPINAPSSAADRDHKIRRMRRALDAADIELVKLMVMGEGLDLDDALAVHYTVQNCNRDVVKALLELGAADVNSRAGPTGKTPLHLAAEMISPDMVSVLLDHHADPNARTLNGVTPLDVLRGLTSEFLFKGAVPGLTHIEPNKLRLCLELVQSAVMVTTREEGAPGAGGDAGGSDGGNFPRSDADDSLVSLTMNSTLMYQGQEMAAAVASEARKGNGGRGNPSNLFFPNGFP; encoded by the exons ATGAGCTCGGAGGACTCGCTCAAGTCCCTCTCGCTCGACTACCTCAACCTGCTCATCAACGGCCAGGCCTTCAGCGACGTCGCCTTCAGTGTCGAGGGCCGCCTCGTGCATGCTCACCGCTGCGTCCTCGCCGCCCGCAGCCTCTTCTTCCGGAAGCTCTTCTGCGGCCTCGACCCCAAccaccagccgccgccgccgcatttGAACAGCTCCGGCGCCCGTGCCGCTGGCGCTGCGCCGGAGCTGGTCATCCCCGTCAGCTCGATCCGGTACGAggtgctcgtgctcgtgctgcagTTCCTCTACAGCGGCCAGGCGTCGGTGGCGGCACCCAAGAGCGGGCCGCTGCCCGGGTGCGGCGCCCGCGGGTGCTGGCACACCCGGTGCGGCGCGGCCGTGGACCTGGCCCTCGACACGCTCGCCGCCGCGCGCTCCTTCGGCGTCGAGCAGCTCGCCCTGCTGGTGCAG AAGCAGCTGGAGAGCATGGTGAAGGAGGCGTCCGTCGACGACGTGATGAAGGTGCTCATGGCGTCGCGCAAGTTCGAGATGCAGGAGCTCTGGGCCACCTGCTCCCACCTCGTGGCGCGCTCGGGCCTCTCCGCTGATCTCCTCGCCAAGCACCTCCCGATCGATGTGGTCGCCAAGATCGAGGAGATCCGCGCCAAGTCCCCGGTTGCCGCGGCGAGCACGCCGCGCTCGCCGTTCCTGACCCACCACTACCTCCCCATCAACGCGCCGTCCTCCGCCGCCGACCGCGACCACAAGATCCGGCGCATGCGGCGGGCCCTCGACGCGGCCGACATCGAGCTCGTCAAGCTGATGGTCATGGGCGAGGGCCTCGACCTCGATGACGCGCTCGCCGTCCACTACACCGTCCAGAACTGCAACCGCGACGTCGTCAAGGCGCTCCTCGAGCTCGGCGCGGCCGACGTCAACTCCCGCGCTGGGCCGACGGGGAAAACACccctgcacctggcggcggaGATGATCTCCCCCGACATGGTCTCCGTCCTCCTCGACCACCACGCCGACCCGAACGCCAGGACGCTCAATGGCGTCACCCCGCTTGACGTGCTTCGCGGCCTCACCTCCGAGTTCCTCTTCAAGGGCGCCGTGCCGGGGCTGACGCACATCGAGCCCAACAAGCTCAGGCTGTGCCTTGAGCTCGTGCAGTCTGCTGTGATGGTGACCACGCGCGAAGAGGGCGCGCCCGGCGCCGGTGGCGATGCCGGGGGAAGCGACGGCGGCAATTTCCCAAGGAGCGACGCTGACGACAGCTTGGTGAGCCTGACAATGAACTCGACGCTCATGTACCAGGGGCAagagatggcggcggcggtcgcCAGCGAGGCGAGGAAAGGGAACGGTGGCCGAGGGAACCCCTCCAACTTGTTCTTCCCCAATGGCTTCCCATGA
- the LOC133905043 gene encoding protein STRICTOSIDINE SYNTHASE-LIKE 10-like codes for MKVIKPIVVLAAAVAAAAMLSLDSQCDVAVLEISGESLELIPVDGGAAGPESVAFDASGDGPYTGVSDGRVLRWLPSERRWVELERLSSSAPELLDGCRGSQDPGREHECGRPLGLKFNNETGELYVADAYHGLRVVSPRDNVSRPLVPEWQVGRPFSFANSVEIDHQTGAIYFTESSTRLQRREFLNIVISGDKTGRLLKYNPKSNQVEVLVDGLAFPNGLAMSIDGTYLLLAETTTCKILRYWIKTSKASTLEEVVRLSWFPDNIKMSPRGGFWVGLHARRGKIAEWSISYPWLSRLILKLPMLHVQRVSSLLNQLGRQVIALRLSEEGRTVEAVSVHGAAQKAFMSVSEVEERNGSLWIGSVMSPFLGVYHL; via the exons ATGAAGGTGATCAAGCCGATCGTCGTGCTCGCGGCCGccgtcgcggcggcggcgatgctgTCCCTGGACTCGCAGTGCGACGTGGCGGTGCTGGAGATAAGCGGCGAAAGCCTCGAGCTGATCCCCGtcgacggcggcgcggcggggccGGAGAGCGTGGCGTTCGACGCCAGCGGCGATGGCCCGTACACGGGCGTGTCGGATGGGCGTGTCCTCAGGTGGCTGCCGAGCGAGCGCCGGTGGGTCGAGCTCGAGCGCTTGTCCTCCTCCGCGCCGGAACT GCTGGACGGTTGCCGGGGCTCTCAAGACCCAGGCCGGGAGCACGAGTGTGGGCGTCCGTTGGGCCTCAAGTTCAACAACGAGACAGGGGAGCTGTACGTCGCAGACGCGTACCATGGGCTGAGAGTGGTCAGCCCAAGGGACAACGTGTCCAGACCGCTTGTACCAGAGTGGCAAGTGGGCCGCCCGTTCAGCTTCGCCAACAGCGTTGAGATCGACCATCAAACCGGAGCCATCTACTTCACCGAGAGCAGCACAAGGCTCCAGAGAAG GGAGTTCTTGAACATAGTTATATCTGGCGATAAGACTGGTAGATTGCTAAAATATAACCCAAAGAGTAACCAGGTCGAAGTCTTGGTTGATGGCCTAGCATTCCCGAATGGCTTGGCTATGAGCATAGACGGCACTTACCTGCTCCTTGCAGAAACCACAACGTGTAAAATTCTAAGATATTGGATCAAGACGTCGAAAGCTTCAACCCTTGAAGAAGTCGTGCGTCTATCTTGGTTTCCAGATAACATCAAGATGAGCCCCAGAGGAGGATTCTGGGTTGGTCTTCACGCCAGGAGAGGGAAGATTGCCGAGTGGTCGATTTCTTACCCTTGGTTGAGCAGATTGATACTGAAGTTGCCAATGCTCCATGTTCAACGGGTCTCGTCGCTCCTGAATCAGCTTGGCCGTCAGGTGATAGCACTGAGATTGAGTGAGGAGGGGAGAACAGTAGAAGCGGTCAGTGTCCATGGTGCTGCTCAGAAGGCTTTCATGTCTGTCAGCGAAGTGGAAGAAAGGAACGGGAGCTTATGGATAGGTTCTGTTATGTCACCTTTCCTTGGGGTATACCATTTGTAG